The region TAatactaagtactaggaacatATCACAAACATCCTTAAaataataaaccttcaggtttgaaGCGTGACAAGTGTGGGGCACTTCATCACCGTtcaggatctccaacttgtaggATCCTCTTCCTAATGTCTTCATGACCTTATAAGGCACTTCCCAGTTGGGGGCTAGCTTTCCTCTCTCCCCGACTCCCGGTGCCTCAATCTTTCTTAAAACCAAGTCTTCTTGTTAAAataacctttctttaacccttctattgtaatagagggaggctcttcgttgatACTCTGCATTGCCGGCGTTGGCCTCGTCTCTGACCTCGTCAATGAAATCGAGAGCGAACCTCATGCCTTCTTCATTGATTTCCGGTTCATAGGCTTCGACTCTAGGTGATCCATGGGTGATCTCTAAGGGAACCACGGCCTCGGCTCCGTAAGCCAGCATGGATGGGGTAGCTTCAGTTTTCACTTTACAAGTAGTACGATATGCCTATAGCATAGGAAGCAACTCGTCTACCCAAGTGTTACTTGAACATTCAACCATTTTTTTtagtccatcaaggatgatttTGTTATTAACTGTGGGTGTGCAACCGAGGTGAAGTGGAACTTTATGCTGTTATCGTCGCAATACTCCCTGAACTCTGTATTATCAAACTATCGCCCATTATCCGTGACAAGGATGCGTGGGATCCCATATCGGCATATTACATTCTCCCAGAAGAATTGAGCGATTTGCTTAGTGGTTATCTTGTCTAGTGCCCTAGCCTCAAACCACTTTGTGAAATAGTCTATGGCTACCACAATGAACTTCCTCTCTGGGGGTTGTCGTATTATTGGCGCATTCATCTGGAACCtgtcacatttcttcacataaGCCTTTGCATTGGCTAGCATAGTTGGCCAGTAGATTCCTAAtcgagttatcttgtgagcgagggcTCTGTCCCCAAGtattgtccacaaataccttcattGGTTTCTTTAGGTTTCTATTCTGCTTCAAGAGGTCTCAAGCACTTCAAGCAAAGGACCTTTTGTATAGAAGGCTGCAATCAACAGGTTTCTCAATGCTCTCAACAACAGCTTGCGTGCCTCTTGGGCATTATTGGGGAGCCATCCAGTCTCAAGGTGGGTTTTGATCAGATCTATCCAACAACTTGCCACACCAACTGATGCTATTAAATTTATGACACATACAATAAAAGTCTTCAGGACCTAGAAGTAGATACTCCTCGGATAGTTCTCGATTTCATATGAGGCGAACTGGAATAGGGCATCAGCCATAGTGTTCTCCTCCCTCGAAACGTGCTCTAGAtaccattcatcaaactgagtTAGTATTCCCTTAACGACTCTCAGATACTTGGCCATAGTATCATCTTTGGCCTCAAACTCTCCATTAACTTAATCAACGATAAGTCTTAAGTCTCCACATACCTTAAGGTTTTTAGCCCTCACggctctagccaagcctaagTTGGCTATCAGTACTTCGTATTCAACTTCGTTATTCATAGTTGGGAAACTCTAACTTTAAAGATTACTAAATTATAAAACCATCGGGGCTTTGCAAGACTAGGTCTGCACCACTAGATTTTGGTTTGGACGCTCCGTCAAATTgaagaacccaatactctttcagAGTCGTCTTTATCTTCCTCTTTCTCTCCTCCTTCTGGGGTTACTATCTCCttccccccgacttcttggtcgttAATGGTGCATTCGACCACGAAGTATGCTAGGGCCTGATCCTTGATGGTCGTTCGAGGCTTGTACTTAATGgcaaattctcctaactcaattgCCACTTAATGAGCCTTCTAATGGCCTTCGAGCTATGAAGAATGTTCCTCAAGGGCTGGTTTGTCAGGACTTCGATATTTTGAGCCTGAAAGTCTGGTCTCAACTTCCTCGAGGCTGTGATGAGAGCAAGCGCAAATTTCTCTATGGTGGAGTAATTCAACTCTGCTCTACAGAACACcttgcttacatagtatacaAGCTTCTGGAGTTTTTGTTCTTCCTTTATCTAGACTACATTCACGGTTTATTCAGATACTGCGAGGTACAAATAGAGAGTGTCTTTCGGACTAGGTTTCGCCAACAACAGGGCTTCAGTCATGTACTTCTTCAGCtgttcaaaggcctcttggctctTAGCTGTGCATTCAAAATTCTTCACATTCTTAAGGGTTCTAAAAAAAGGCAGGAATTTttctccagacttggagatgaacctccctagagcTGCGATTCTTCCTGTCACCTTCTGAATGTCCTTGATGGAgcgtggtggctccatgtccaggacGGCTTTGATCTTGTCGGGGTTGGCCTCTTTGAGACCATGTGACCCAGAAATTTTCCAGACCCAACACCAAAAGCACACTTGGtggggtttaacatcatcttgtggtgcctcagcacttcaaatgcctctctGAGGTGACTAATATGATCGGCCTTTCTTAGGATTTTTACTAACATGACatcaacatagacctccatggtATTCCCAATTAGATGAGCAaatatcttatttaccaacctttgtTAAGTAGATCttgcattcttaagtccaaaagccataacaagataacaaaagacaccaaagtcagttatgaaagataccttAGGGGTGTCATTCTTGTATGATTGTAACCGCTAAAGCCATCCATAAAACTTAGCATCTcgtgtccagcggtggcatcgatcagggtatcaatccttggtagggATAGCAGTCCTTAGGACAAGCATCATTCAAGTCAGTGAAGTTgatgcacatcctccacttctCATTGGCCTTCTTGACCATTCCAGGGTTGTCCAACCACTCAAGATTTTGTAGTTCCTCAATAAATCCATCTTCCAAGAGCTTCTCGACCTCCTACTTAATGGCTTCCATCCTGtcaggggcataagttctcttctttTACTTCACAGACTTCTGAGTCGGATCAATGTTCAGCTTATGAGTTATGAGTTCGGGTCAATCTCAGGAATAATAGCTGACATCCAAGAAAACACATCACTATTCTCTTATAAGAAAATTTCCAATTGGCCTTTCAAGGGATTGTTTAGAGATGCTCCAATATACATAACTTTCTCTAGTTCTAAGGAGTCCAGGGAAATTGGGACTAGGTCCTCTGCTGGATTCCCTCGAAGTTCTTCATTCTCACATacatccatgtcttctatggggAGGACCTACCCCCTAGTTTCTTCGGGCCTAAGTGCTGCAACGTAGCAGTTGCGGGCCATTTTCTGATCTCCTTTCGCTCCAACACCGTTTCTAGTCGGGAACTTCAATACCATGTGGTAGGTTGAGGGCACGGACTTAAACGCATGGATCCCTGTTATTCCCATGATGGCATTATAAGTAGAGGCTTCCTTAATAACCTGAAAGTTTAACATATATGTGGCCTCCCTGGGCTCTTCCCCAATAGTTATGGGGAGTTGTATTGCCCCTTCAACTTTGCATTTCACGTGGTTAAACCCATAGATGGGTGCATCGGATGGAGTTAGTTGAGAATTATTGTAGACCATCCTTATGAATGTGTCATGCAAAAAAATATCCACGGAAGCTCCATTGTCCACTAGCACCCTCATAACAGGACAATTTCCAATTATTGGGGTGATACCCAGATGATCGTcctgaggaaatttcaaaccttcaaggtctggGTTACCGAATTCAAGCGTCATCTCTGACTTAGAACACTTAGATGGCTCTCCGACTATGCTCATCACCTCTCTCACATAAGCTTTTCGAGAGTTCCTAGTAGTCCCAGCTGATGTAGGACCTCCTGAGATCATATTGATTACTAGCCCTCGGGGTTGTGGGTTGCGATCTCTATTGTTACCCCGTCGATCATCATCTCTTCGATCATTATCTCTTTTTTTGCCTCCATCATCTTCGCCCTTGGTAAAACGCCTGAACTTTCCTCTTCGGATTAAATATtcaatctcatccttgagttgCCTGCAATTATCGGTATCATGACTAACATTTTTGTGGTACCTGCAGTATCGACTCTTGCCTCTTTTCTTGGGATCTGCTCTTAGTAGCTTCGGCTATTTGAACTCTTTAtccttctcaatttccataaGGATTCGGCTCCTTGAAGCATTCAACCTTGCATATTCAGTGAATCTTGGTTGCTGATTCTTTTTAGAATAGGAGTCAGAGCCTTTTCCAGTTCGAGAATACTTGTCCATGGCATCGTACTCCTAATCTATCTTTCGCTTCTTGTTTCCATCGGGCTCATTACTCACTGTTGTCTTCTTCTTACTTTCCTCTACCTTGATATACTTTTCAGCCCTATCTAGAAGCTGCAGCATGCTTTCGGGAGGGCGTTTGTCCAGGGACATCTTAAATAACTCATCTCTAGTCCCTTTCTGTAGGGCTATCATAGCTACTTTATCGTCAAGATCAGGGACCTTCAAAGCCTCCTTCGTGAATCGGTTCAGGTAATCTTTAAGGGACTCCTTCGCTCCTTGGACTAGGCCCATGAGAGAAGCCGAACTCTTCTCGTGTACTCTTCCACTGATAAATTGCTTGATGAAATCTTGGCTCAAGTCTTTGAAAGATCTAATCGAGTTTGGGGGCAGATAgatgtaccatctttgagccatacccgataaGGTTCAAGGAAAGGTCCGACACTTGATAGTGTGGTTCACGAGCTGTAGCAACATGGCGTTAGaaaatgtcctgacatgattaacAGGGTCACCAGTACCATCGTATGGTTTGATGGTGGGtatcttgaactttcttgagatgcgggcattcattattttttcagtgaatggtgggttcAGATCATCAAGATCTCCTAGGGGAATCAAATCACTTAGATCAATAGCCCTTCTTGGTGTTGAACCATctaggtctatgattggaggaaaATCTCTCTACCTCACAACAAGTGGAGGTCTTGAGGTCAGGTGCACCTCCaggtcgcgcttcagcctttggatctcagcttcatgaggCCTGATCCTCTCCTATACATCTTGGGGAATCGTCCATTGAGTGCTCCCGGGCCGCGGGTTGATATTaggcatcggctctttaccagcacgcctcctcctTGGAGCGACCTCGTCATCCGATGATTCAGAGTCTCTATTAGAGTAGGGTCTAGAGAATTCTCGGTCTTCAGGGATGGGAGCCAAGCCACACATGTACTGGGGCGTACGCTCTTCTCCTTCGCTCCGACTGGAGTGttcacttcctccaacctcggggtatagaggcatcccgCAAAGGGGGTTATAGGTCACGATAATGGAGTACTCATCTCCAATGGATTGAgggttcacaggtgcatgtaactgctgaaattggggattcgtccATTGAGGAGcctggggattcgtcccttgtggctgagcctCGGTTGCCTCTACCGGGGTTCCTCATTGGGTGGAGGCATAGGTTGAGTGCGGTGGTATCTCCACCATAGATGCAATTGTTCGTGATGGGACAGGATTGTATGTTCTACTGTTGTTTCTGCtccgtgtgttcaccatggttATTGTAGTCTTCCCACAGACGAcgccaaatgttgtggaataaaaactagggcgcgttagtaattaatgctagggtttgtgagtttcgagctttaatggctgctctcgcgTTTGAGACAGTCTATCCTCGCAAGAtgtctacgtatctctgtgttgtagggaatcaagccaaaaatgtagttctggGTTGAGGGGTAGAAGACTTTATATGGAGATGAGTCTAAGtttagacttgtgttgggagacttggaggacaagtctcctacttagatggtaattagggGTCCTGTAAGGGAAGGAATTCCAGATCCTTTTTTGCaggactttgagtccgttttagacacatgtctctgctcttccagccgtattgggcctagtccatGAACAGCTtatgttcgtggaccttgacgacctctgTTGGCGGGCATTGGCTACTTGAGCCGTCTTGAATCTGCTATGAGTTTAGATCAGACAGGTCTGTGCTGGACTTAGGTCAAAAAGTCCAAGCGTAAGTAATAtgatatttaatatatttttatgatATATTTTCTATCCATAGCAGTACTTATGTTCTTCAAAAGTCTGATATATTGTTGGTACAAGAAACTTTTTCTTTAAGGATAAATGGTTGTGAAATGCATGATATTGTCTAATTAGTATTTTTTATTTTGGGGGGTGTTAGAGTTTTACCACACCTGCAGAGCAGAATTGTTTCTGAAAACATACCTTAGTGCCAAAATTTAATGCAAAGTGCAGAATGAAAGGATGCAAAAACTGATTAACAATAAACGAATGGAAAAATCAACCTACGAGATCATTCTGCCAAAATATTACTCCCTCTGTTTTTTATTATATGACGTTGAATTTTTGTGTATATATTTTTAAGTGCTTTTatcacataattaaaataataatttttaattttttctttttgttaataaaaatatatcaactaaaactttaatttagaaaaagaaaattttaaaaaatattattttatctatccGATCAAACGATTTAAAATTGTGTGTAAAAAAGCCAAACGACATATAAAAGAAAACAGAGAGGGAGTAACAATTTCAAACCTTTCTTTTTCTGCGTTCGAAGAGCCAATTAATTGGGAGTTCCAGCCTAATAAAAATGCACTAAAATATTTTATCAGTCTGATCATGATAACTTTGTTTAGGAAAAATGCAAAGCAACATGCTTCCTGCCACTTCAGTTATTTTTGTTTACAACTTGCTGACAATGTCAACGTGGTGCTTAGAGCCAGTGCAGCGCGAGCCCGACTATCTGATGTGGCGGAGAGAGAGAAGCAGTCAGACCTTACACATGCGGATGCGTTTGAGTGAAATTAAAAAGTTGATCAAGGCCCCCCTACTTGGGCTTGGTCAACTATTGCCTATTGATtgcttttttattttttaattatattttatctttCCTCTATTATAAACTTGGCTATGCAGAATGTGTAAACATGACCTACAACAAACTAAAAGTTGGGCTTTGCATTGGAATAATATGACCCACTTTTTTGTTGAGCCCGCTGCTGCTTATGTGGCACACAAAATTCAGAATTTGGCAGAGGACTTGGGTTTATGCACTGCACATGCTCTTAGCTCATATTTGCTTCGGTGAGGAGATGTTGCAGTTATTTACTCTTTTTTCTTtgaacaaaatcatttttctttaaaaactTGACAAGATCAATTTCACTATGTTAACTATACTAGCCCCTTTCAAATATTAATACAAGATACTACATTTAATCGATTATAAGATCTTTTTTTAGATGTATGAATATG is a window of Apium graveolens cultivar Ventura chromosome 11, ASM990537v1, whole genome shotgun sequence DNA encoding:
- the LOC141696049 gene encoding uncharacterized protein LOC141696049 — encoded protein: MDKYSRTGKGSDSYSKKNQQPRFTEYARQLKDEIEYLIRRGKFRRFTKGEDDGGKKRDNDRRDDDRRGNNRDRNPQPRGLVINMISGGPTSAGTTRNSRKAYVREVMSIVGEPSKCSKSEMTLEFGNPDLEGLKFPQDDHLGITPIIGNCPVMRVLVDNGASVDIFLHDTFIRMVYNNSQLTPSDAPIYGFNHVKCKVEGAIQLPITIGEEPREATYMLNFQVIKEASTYNAIMGITGIHAFKSVPSTYHMVLKFPTRNGVGAKGDQKMARNCYVAALRPEETRG
- the LOC141696050 gene encoding uncharacterized protein LOC141696050 is translated as MAQRWYIYLPPNSIRSFKDLSQDFIKQFISGRVHEKSSASLMGLVQGAKESLKDYLNRFTKEALKVPDLDDKVAMIALQKGTRDELFKMSLDKRPPESMLQLLDRAEKYIKVEESKKKTTVSNEPDGNKKRKID